One Oryza sativa Japonica Group chromosome 8, ASM3414082v1 DNA window includes the following coding sequences:
- the LOC4345701 gene encoding tetraspanin-8, giving the protein MAFRLSNNVIGALNLVTLLLSAPILSGGIWMATRGDGGECDRHLSSPAIALGAVLMAVSLAGLVGACCRVTWLLWVYLLAMFALIVALLGFTAFAFAVTNRGAGEAVSGRGYREYRLGDYSTWLRRHVGSSKNWDKIRSCLAGADVCRSLQDRNETWAQFVADDLSPVQSGCCKPPTSCNFTYGGGTRWGKTARLSSADPDCDEWSNDADEVCYGCRSCKAGVVAALKRDWKRVAIVNVVFLAFIVVVYSVGCCAFKNSRRDSVHRRSGGWKQAGYA; this is encoded by the coding sequence ATGGCGTTCCGGCTCAGCAACAACGTGATCGGGGCGCTCAACCTGGTGACGCTGCTGCTCTCCGCTCCCATCCTCAGCGGCGGGATCTGGATGGCcacccgcggcgacggcggcgagtgcGACCGCCACCTCTCCTCGCCGGCCATCGCGCTGGGGGCGGTCCTCATGGCCGTCTCCCTCGCGGGCCTCGTCGGCGCGTGCTGCCGCGTCACCTGGCTACTCTGGGTCTACCTCCTCGCCATGTTCGCCCtcatcgtcgccctcctcgGCTTCACCGCCTTCGCCTTTGCCGTCACCAAccgtggcgccggcgaggccgtctCCGGCCGCGGGTACAGGGAGTACCGCCTCGGGGACTACTCCACGTGGCTGCGGCGCCACGTGGGGAGCAGCAAGAACTGGGACAAGATCAGGAgctgcctcgccggcgccgacgttTGCAGGAGCCTGCAGGACAGGAACGAGACGTGGGCGCAGttcgtcgccgacgacctctcCCCGGTCCAGTCCGGCTGCTGCAAGCCGCCCACGAGCTGCAACTTCACgtacggcggcggcacgcggtgGGGCAAGACGGCGAGGCTGAGCTCCGCCGACCCGGACTGCGACGAGTGGAGCAACGACGCCGACGAGGTCTGCTACGGCTGCCGGTCGTGCAAGGCCGGCGTGGTGGCCGCGCTCAAGAGGGACTGGAAGCGCGTGGCCATCGTCaacgtcgtcttcctcgccttcatcgtcgtcgtctactCCGTCGGGTGCTGCGCGTTCAAGAACAGCCGGCGCGACAGTGTCCACCGCCGCAGCGGCGGGTGGAAGCAGGCCGGATACGCCTAG
- the LOC4345702 gene encoding uncharacterized protein At4g14342, whose protein sequence is MQASDRFNINSQLEHLQAKYVGTGHADLNRFEWAVNIQRDSYASYIGHYPMLAYFSIAENESIGRERYNFMQKMLLPCGLPPERDED, encoded by the exons ATGCAG GCTAGCGACAGGTTCAACATAAATTCTCAACTTGAGCATCTTCAAGCGAAATATGTGGGCACAGGGCATGCTGACTTGAATCGATT TGAATGGGCAGTAAACATCCAAAGGGATAGCTATGCATCCTATATTGGGCACTATCCAATGCTGGCATATTTTTCCATTGCTGAGAATGAATCAATTGGAAGAGAGCGTTACAATTTTATGCAG AAAATGCTACTTCCGTGTGGTCTGCCTCCTGAGAGAGACGAAGATTGA